Within the Kingella potus genome, the region GGCGGCGGCGGGAAAAATGGAGGGCGGCCAGCATCAGTTTGTTCAGCATCGGCCAGGCCAGTGCGCCGACTACGGGGGCGATCAGGCCGCTCAAACCAATCAGGCGGTGTTCGGTAATCAGGTTGATCAGGAGGATAATCAGGCGGCCGGCCAAGAGGGCGGTAAATACGGCCAGCGATTGGAAGGCATAGCTTTGCAGAACGATGATGCGCTGGTAACGCTGCATGAAAAACACCATCGGCATATAGGCCAGCGCGTGCTGGCCGAGCGGCGCGGCAATGCCGATGTCGATCAGCAGGCCGCAGGCGAAGGCGGCAAATACGCCGACCCACTGCGGGCGGTTGAGCGACCAGTAAAGCAGGGTAAGGGCGGTGGCTTCCGGCAGCCAGAAAGACAGGTGTGCGGGAAAGGGAATCAGGTCAAACAGCAGTGCCGCAGCGAATGTGGCGGCAACCAGGCGTTTGGGAATCCGGTTGTGGAAGTCGTCGAAATCGGTCATGGGCGTTTTTCGGAGGGAGGCGCGGGAGCCGCTTCGGAGGCCGTCTGAACGGGGGGCGGATCGGTTTGCGGCAGTACCAGGACGTGTTTGCTGCTGTGTACGGCGGCGGGCAGGGAGAGTGCGGTGCGGTAATACGGTGTGCCGGAGGAACGTTCGGCCTGCTCGACGCGGGCAACGGGGATGCCGGCCGGATAAACGGAATCCATGCCGGAAGTTACCAGCAAATCGCCCGGCTGCAAGTCGGCATCAACGGGGAAATAGCGCAGGATGACCCTGTTGCCGTCGCCGTACAGCAGGCTGCGTACTCCGGTGCGTTCCACCATAACGGGTACGACCGATTGGGCGTTGGTCAGCACGGTCAGCTCGGAAACAAAGGGATGGACGGCGGTAAGCTGGCCGATCAGGCCGTTGCCGTCAACCGCAGGATCACCCGCCCTGAGGCCGTCTTTGCTGCCTTTGTCCAGCAGCAGTTTGTCGGAC harbors:
- the mreD gene encoding rod shape-determining protein MreD gives rise to the protein MTDFDDFHNRIPKRLVAATFAAALLFDLIPFPAHLSFWLPEATALTLLYWSLNRPQWVGVFAAFACGLLIDIGIAAPLGQHALAYMPMVFFMQRYQRIIVLQSYAFQSLAVFTALLAGRLIILLINLITEHRLIGLSGLIAPVVGALAWPMLNKLMLAALHFSRRRR
- the mreC gene encoding rod shape-determining protein MreC, encoding MSRPLSFARSRIRNRSANRLIVLSLASVALMVLDGRYAAVQQAKSYLSASLKPLQWLADKPVELYEYGSTFLHTQQSLIAANRELQAQNLKLAVMLRQGAAAERELGELKRLNGLKMQALTGGTAAQIVSNGKNPLSDKLLLDKGSKDGLRAGDPAVDGNGLIGQLTAVHPFVSELTVLTNAQSVVPVMVERTGVRSLLYGDGNRVILRYFPVDADLQPGDLLVTSGMDSVYPAGIPVARVEQAERSSGTPYYRTALSLPAAVHSSKHVLVLPQTDPPPVQTASEAAPAPPSEKRP